The proteins below are encoded in one region of Scomber japonicus isolate fScoJap1 chromosome 2, fScoJap1.pri, whole genome shotgun sequence:
- the LOC128367182 gene encoding LOW QUALITY PROTEIN: uncharacterized protein LOC128367182 (The sequence of the model RefSeq protein was modified relative to this genomic sequence to represent the inferred CDS: deleted 1 base in 1 codon), protein MISRCICGKVCKNERGLKIHQARMKCLVQETAVQRTGPVPGETQEEPGPETPHRAQNLQVPKIPTPSKVVQQHRIKWPPAKQHRLWQQFDEDASRIISATAKGDVEGRLRNLTTIITSFAVERFGVEEPKTSKSTYTKNRRAEEIHQLRKELRKLTKQFKAADEEEKPPLAELQHTIRKRLMTLRRAEWHRRRRIERARKRTSFLSDPFGFTKRLLGQKRSGRLDCSKEEVDHFLHNTLSDPDREQELGQQAALVDVPTPLVEFNISEPTWKEIQEVVTAARASSAPGPSQVPYKVYKRCPGLLRILWKMLRVIWRRGTIAEQWRQAEGVWIPKEENSTKLEQFRSISLLSVEGKIFFSVLARRMTAFLLKNKYIDTSVQKGGIPGVPGCLEHTGVVTQLIREAREGKGDLAVLWLDLANAYGSIPHKLVETTLDHHQIPCMIKDLILDYYGDFMLRVTSGSITSNWHRLEKGIITGCTISVILFALAMNMLVKAAETECRGPLSKSGIRQPPIRAFMDDLSVTTTSVPGCRWILQGLVKLISWARMSFKPTKSRSMVLKRGKVVDKFRFFVDGAVIPSITEKPVTSLGKVFDCSLRDTASVQTTIKRLETWLSTVDKSGLPGRFKAWLYQHGILPRILWPLLVYEVTMSIVETLERKISCYLRRWLGLPRSLTSAALYGRSNKLQLPINSLEEEIRVSRTREALVYRDSKDSRVAAAGIVVRTGRKWKAQEGLELAESRLRHKALLGTVASGRAGLGAIPQPRHDKAQGKDRRHLVLKEVRAGVEEVRTSRMVGMRQQGAWTRWEGALERKLTWNDIWKTEPQRIKFMVQAVYDVLPSPANLHTWGKSDTPTCPLCPGKGTLEHIMSSCPSALGEGRYRWRHDQVLRTVAEAISSAVDNNKHVRSQRRINFVKAGERVRPRPQPTPSASLLSSASDWELRVDLGRQLKFPEFITSTSLRPDLVLTSPSSKQVLLVELTVPWEDRMEEANERKRLKYQELTEECRRRGWKARCEPVEVGCRGFAARSLCKIYTLLGITGAAKRRAIKSTVEAAERASRWIWIKRSEKWANAAGTQARA, encoded by the exons ATGATAAGCAGATGCATTTGTGGCAAGGTCTGCAAGAACGAACGGGGCCTAAAAATCCATCAGGCCCGGATGAAATGCTTGGTACAGGAGACGGCAGTACAGCGCACAGGTCCAGTGCCTGGTGAGACGCAGGAGGAGCCCGGCCCGGAGACACCCCACAGAGCCCAGAACCTCCAAGTGCCCAAGATTCCAACTCCAAGCAAAGTAGTCCAGCAACATCGGATCAAGTGGCCTCCGGCTAAGCAGCACAGACTGTGGCAACAGTTTGACGAGGATGCATCTAGAATAATCAGCGCAACAGCAAAGGGAGACGTAGAGGGACGACTCCGAAACCTGACCACCATCATCACAAGCTTTGCAGTTGAGAGGTTTGGTGTTGAGGAGCCCAAGACCAGCAAGTCCACCTACACCAAGAACCGTAGGGCGGAGGAGATCCATCAACTGCGGAAAGAGCTGCGAAAACTGACGAAGCAGTTCAAAGCAGCcgatgaggaggagaagccaCCACTCGCTGAGCTCCAGCATACCATCAGGAAGAGGCTTATGACCCTGCGTAGAGCTGAATGGCACAGGAGACGTAGGATTGAGAGAGCCAGGAAGCGAACCTCCTTCTTATCCGATCCCTTTGGCTTCACAAAGCGGTTGCTAGGGCAGAAGCGCAGCGGGCGTCTTGATTGCTCCAAGGAAGAGGTGGATCACTTCTTGCATAACACCCTGAGTGATCCAGATAGAGAGCAAGAGTTAGGACAACAGGCAGCCCTCGTGGATGTACCAACCCCCCTAGTGGAGTTCAACATTTCAGAACCCACTTGGAAGGAAATCCAGGAGGTAGTAACAGCAGCCAGAGCCAGTTCTGCTCCAGGTCCCAGCCAAGTACCCTATAAGGTGTACAAACGCTGCCCAGGGCTCCTCCGAATTCTTTGGAAGATGCTGCGTGTGATCTGGCGAAGAGGGACCATCGCGGAGCAGTGGAGGCAGGCAGAGGGCGTCTGGATTCCTAAGGAGGAGAACTCGACCAAGCTGGAGCAGTTCCGATCCATCTCACTTCTCAGTGTGGAGGGGAAGATTTTCTTCAGTGTTCTGGCCAGAAGGATGACAGCCTTCCTCTTGAAGAACAAGTACATCGACACATCGGTGCAGAAGGGCGGCATCCCAGGAGTGCCAGGGTGCTTGGAACACACCGGAGTGGTCACACAGCTGATCAGGGAGGCACGGGAGGGGAAGGGAGACCTAGCGGTGCTTTGGCTGGACCTCGCCAACGCATATGGGTCGATCCCCCACAAGCTGGTTGAGACCACCCTGGACCACCACCAAATCCCCTGCATGATCAAAGACCTCATCCTGGATTACTATGGAGACTTCATGCTGAGAGTTACATCAGGGAGCATAACATCTAACTGGCACCGGCTCGAGAAAGGGATCATAACAGGCTGCACAATCTCAGTCATCCTTTTCGCTCTGGCCATGAACATGTTGGTCAAGGCCGCCGAGACAGAGTGCAGAGGTCCCCTGTCCAAGTCTGGAATTCGGCAGCCTCCCATCAGAGCCTTCATGGACGACCTGTCTGTCACGACCACTTCAGTGCCTGGATGCAGGTGGATCCTTCAGGGCCTGGTCAAGCTCATCTCTTGGGCTAGGATGAGCTTTAAACCAACAAAATCTAGGTCCATGGTTCTGAAGAGAGGCAAAGTGGTGGACAAGTTCCGCTTCTTTGTGGACGGCGCAGTAATACCATCAATCACTGAGAAGCCAGTCACTAGCCTGGGCAAGGTGTTTGACTGTAGCCTCAGAGACACAGCATCAGTCCAAACAACCATCAAGAGGCTCGAAACTTGGTTGTCTACAGTAGACAAGTCTGGTCTACCTGGTAGGTTCAAGGCATGGTTGTACCAACATGGCATCTTGCCCCGTATCCTCTGGCCCCTGCTAGTGTACGAGGTGACGATGTCTATAGTCGAGACCCTGGAGAGGAAAATCAGCTGCTACCTCCGACGATGGCTGGGTCTGCCACGCAGTCTCACAAGTGCAGCACTGTATGGCAGGAGCAACAAGCTTCAGCTCCCCATCAACAGCCTGGAGGAGGAGATCAGGGTCTCCCGCACAAGAGAGGCACTGGTATATCGAGACTCCAAAGACTCTAGAGTGGCAGCAGCTGGTATCGTGGTGCGGACGGGCAGGAAGTGGAAGGCTCAAGAGGGGCTGGAGCTGGCAGAGTCTCGGCTGAGACACAAAGCACTGTTGGGCACGGTGGCATCTGGGCGAGCAGGGCTGGGAGCCATCCCACAACCACGGCACGACAAGGCTCAGGGCAAGGACAGACGCCATCTGGTCCTGAAGGAGGTCCGAGCAGGTGTCGAGGAGGTGAGGACCAGCAGGATGGTGGGCATGCGGCAGCAGGGGGCATGGACAAGGTGGGAAGGAGCGCTGGAGAGGAAGTTGACCTGGAATGACATCTGGAAGACTGAGCCTCAGCGGATTAAGTTCATGGTCCAAGCTGTCTATGATGTACTACCCAGCCCAGCTAACCTGCATACCTGGGGCAAGAGTGACACTCCAACATGTCCACTCTGTCCAGGAAAGGGGACTCTGGAGCACATCATGAGCAGCTGCCCATCAGCCCTTGGAGAGGGCCGCTACCGCTGGCGTCACGACCAGGTCCTGAGGACAGTGGCAGAGGCCATCTCCAGTGCAGTGGACAATAACAAGCATGTCCGCAGCCAGAGGAGGATCAACTTTGTAAAGGCTGGAGAG AGGGTTAGGCCACGTCCGCAGCCAACACCATCAGCCAGCCTGCTCTCATCGGCATCGGACTGGGAACTGCGAGTTGACCTGGGCAGGCAGCTTAAGTTCCCAGAGTTTATAACATCTACTTCCTTGAGGCCAGATCTGGTATTGACATCCCCCTCCTCTAAGCAGGTCCTCTTAGTGGAACTGACAGTCCCCTGGGAGGACCGCATGGAAGAGGCCAATGAGCGCAAGCGGCTCAAATACCAAGAGCTCACCGAGGAGTGTCGGAGGAGGGGCTGGAAAGCTCGCTGTGAACCAGTGGAGGTAGGGTGCAGAGGCTTTGCTGCCCGCTCCCTGTGCAAGATCTACACCCTTCTTGGCATCACAGGAGCTGCGAAGAGGAGAGCCATCAAGTCCACCGTAGAGGCCGCGGAGAGGGCCTCTAGGTGGATTTGGATCAAGAGGTCCGAAAAGTGGGCCAACGCTGCTGGGACACAAGCCAGGGCCTGA